The proteins below are encoded in one region of Cololabis saira isolate AMF1-May2022 chromosome 13, fColSai1.1, whole genome shotgun sequence:
- the nmur1a gene encoding neuromedin-U receptor 1 encodes MSSQNCSVDLMAEKEEWPCPPGQNCVNMTSGMNVSHIDLDDACLTVEGFLEKYLGPRRSSVFLPVCLIYLLIFLTGVVGNVLTCIVIARNKVMWTPTNYYLFSLAVSDLLVLLLGMPLELYELWQNYPFLLGKGGCYFKTFLFETVCLASILNVTALSIERYIAVVHPLRAKYVVTRTHAKRVILTVWGVSVMCAVPNTSLHGIFTLHIRSTGPAGYINEEIADSAICTLVKPRWMYNLTIQLTTFLFFILPMLTISVLYVLIGLQLKREKMRLALEAKSGFEQDSFCNIRTQQQKARRRQVTKMLFVLVVVFGICWAPFHTDRLMWSFISDWTDNHREIFEYVHIISGVFFYLSSAVNPILYNLMSTRFREMFREVMCHGPDHMSPRKHSLSVTRVTLRSTLGDGPLSNGATVAEAEVEDGEVKMKDENTLIY; translated from the exons ATGTCATCACAAAACTGCTCAGTTGATCTAATGGCTGAAAAAGAGGAATGGCCTTGTCCTCCAGGACAAAACTGTGTCAACATGACCTCTGGCATGAATGTCAGTCACATTGATCTGGATGATGCGTGTCTGACGGTGGAGGGGTTTCTGGAGAAATATCTTGGCCCCCGACGGTCATCTGTGTTCCTCCCCGTCTGCCTCATTTACCTGCTTATCTTCTTGACCGGTGTTGTGGGGAACGTGCTGACATGCATTGTCATTGCACGCAACAAGGTCATGTGGACGCCGACAAACTACTACTTATTCAGCTTGGCGGTGTCAGACCTGTTGGTGCTTCTACTTGGGATGCCACTAGAGCTGTACGAGCTTTGGCAGAACTACCCGTTTCTCCTGGGGAAAGGAGGCTGCTACTTCAAAACCTTCTTATTCGAGACGGTCTGCTTGGCATCCATCCTCAACGTAACGGCGCTGAGCATTGAGAGATACATTGCTGTGGTGCACCCGCTGCGAGCAAAGTATGTTGTGACACGAACCCATGCCAAGCGCGTCATCCTCACAGTGTGGGGTGTGTCAGTGATGTGCGCTGTGCCTAATACAAGTCTGCATGGGATATTCACGCTGCACATTCGTTCCACTGGTCCAGCTGGTTACATTAATGAAGAGATTGCTGACTCGGCCATCTGCACTCTGGTTAAACCCCGCTGGATGTACAACTTGACCATCCAGCTgactacttttctttttttcatcttgccCATGCTGACAATCAGCGTTCTGTACGTGCTCATCGGACTGCAGCTGAAGCGTGAGAAGATGCGCTTGGCCCTGGAGGCCAAGTCGGGCTTTGAACAGGACAGCTTCTGCAACATCCGCACACAGCAGCAGAAGGCGCGTCGCAGGCAGGTCACCAAAATGTTGT ttgttttagttgttgtttttggcatCTGCTGGGCCCCATTTCACACTGACCGCCTCATGTGGAGCTTCATCAGTGACTGGACGGACAACCACAGGGAAATCTTTGAGTATGTGCACATCATCTCAGGAGTGTTTTTCTATCTCAGCTCAGCGGTCAACCCAATCCTGTACAATCTCATGTCAACACGCTTTAGAGAAATGTTCAGGGAGGTCATGTGCCATGGACCGGATCATATGAGTCCCAGAAAACACTCACTCAGTGTCACCCGAGTGACGCTCCGCAGCACATTAGGCGATGGACCGCTCAGCAATGGTGCCACTGTTGCTGAAGCCGAGGTAGAGGATGGAGAAGTGAAAATGAAAGATGAAAATACTTTaatatattaa